The Brachyspira hyodysenteriae ATCC 27164 genome includes a window with the following:
- a CDS encoding AAA family ATPase, which yields MSDKNKISIFVYVSILINLIVLALFITFVFGLKKDAFDVDTKKLDRNALICQNSIVNLVKDYDERLNKIVDSYPFINLLQQVILNGIDTAERDRIISIFRSGNYPFDTVALYLADGKSVFSSPVKTKPVDLESYKNSKAVAFFDKDYDGVYFVKPIKNDRGIEVGYIVASVFKKIFENTSYNLNFVVLSNGVVYYNPSIDINSISIDSLTQYMNKDIGSSGTIDADNNTFAFYSGKVKDIDNFSIGILELNVPIVQKYLKYIILALLSLSFIFLLTTSLVERFKPAANNNITEESEEDDIYDESEPPINNYDNANIVNDEEFNIDDYDNDIEGLDDESIKYLNKVDKITKNSKLDLPNIDEIEDIKVEDNDTRLNDVMDYEDNDDEIIKLDDVLEDGGETIQDDNDEDEEIKIEDLSSLDKVLENEDNDEDESIKLENIENLDDVLDEQQDELEDVPNIDDVLDEQKDELEDIPSLDDIVDEDNEENNTEDVPSLDDVLNDDNTEDVPNLDDVLDEQEDELEDVPNLDDVLDEEEKENNTEDNSNESMPEMKEYSDEELLDSNLLLDDDEDNNIDDTVGDLNDIPDLHDEIKEPEEDKEDNKDMLEMKEYSDEELLDSNHLLDDDEDNNEEDNNIDDTVGDLDDIPDLDDVIDNITEENDNTENSNEENEESDENIPEMKEYSDEELLDSNHLLDDDEDNNEEDNNIDDTVGDLDDIPDLDDVIDDITEENDNTENSNEENEESDENIPEMKEYSDEELLDSNHLLDDDEDNNEEDNNIDDTVGDLDDIPDLDDVIDDITEENDNTENSNEENEESDENMPEMREYSDEELLDSDHLVDDDNEEDLNDIPDTNDEVKESEEADNEELEETIDDNNNSSDNDIIKGIDDIIDDNDDNKEGDILISHGSILEDEIVKKEEEYFSSSDAFNFSLNRDFLLGDYDDEENDSNNNGSSNISPNFNEEYDDGEVIKPASEKDSFDTEDLIDKDLYDPEEVPKVPDDFYREAEEKVKENMTSNWKKVLKALRGKKFVNKNMSEMLEWVKEQSGLDIIHAAMLTRQDNGSYDIAESQNISDNTKNKLNISENEALFKKILSHKKTLYVSDPFASDSIKSKFDSEDRKDISHMIFVPIENDEGGLKSFFIGLSSN from the coding sequence ATGTCTGACAAAAATAAGATATCTATCTTTGTGTATGTATCTATACTTATAAATTTGATAGTTCTTGCTTTATTTATTACGTTTGTATTCGGACTGAAAAAAGATGCTTTTGATGTTGATACAAAGAAACTTGATAGAAATGCTTTGATATGTCAGAATAGTATAGTAAATTTGGTGAAAGATTATGATGAAAGACTTAACAAAATAGTTGATAGCTATCCTTTTATTAATCTTTTACAGCAGGTTATATTAAATGGAATAGATACTGCAGAAAGAGATAGAATTATATCAATATTCAGAAGCGGTAATTATCCTTTTGATACAGTAGCATTATACTTAGCAGATGGAAAATCAGTATTTTCTTCTCCTGTAAAAACTAAACCTGTAGATTTAGAAAGCTACAAAAATTCTAAAGCTGTGGCATTTTTTGATAAAGATTATGACGGCGTATATTTTGTTAAGCCAATAAAAAATGACAGAGGAATAGAAGTAGGATATATAGTAGCAAGCGTATTTAAGAAAATATTTGAAAATACATCATATAATTTAAACTTCGTAGTACTTTCTAATGGTGTTGTCTATTATAACCCTTCTATAGATATTAACAGCATATCAATAGACAGTTTAACTCAATATATGAATAAAGATATAGGAAGTTCTGGTACTATAGATGCTGATAATAATACATTTGCTTTTTATTCAGGTAAAGTTAAAGATATAGATAATTTTAGTATAGGTATATTAGAACTTAATGTACCTATAGTTCAAAAGTATTTAAAATATATAATATTAGCACTTTTATCTTTATCTTTTATATTCTTGCTTACAACTTCTCTAGTAGAAAGATTCAAACCTGCTGCTAATAATAATATAACAGAAGAATCTGAAGAAGATGATATATATGATGAAAGCGAACCTCCTATAAATAATTATGATAATGCTAATATTGTAAATGATGAAGAGTTTAATATTGATGATTATGATAATGATATAGAAGGCTTAGATGATGAAAGTATTAAATATCTAAATAAAGTAGATAAAATAACAAAAAATAGTAAACTTGATCTTCCTAATATAGATGAAATAGAAGATATAAAAGTTGAAGATAATGATACAAGATTGAATGATGTAATGGATTATGAAGATAATGATGATGAAATAATCAAATTAGATGATGTACTAGAAGACGGCGGAGAAACAATTCAAGATGATAATGATGAAGATGAAGAAATAAAAATAGAAGATTTATCATCTTTAGATAAAGTATTAGAAAATGAAGATAATGATGAAGATGAGAGTATTAAATTAGAAAATATAGAAAATTTGGATGATGTGCTAGATGAACAGCAAGATGAATTAGAAGATGTTCCTAATATAGACGATGTACTTGATGAACAGAAAGATGAATTAGAAGATATACCTAGTTTGGACGATATAGTTGATGAAGATAATGAAGAAAATAATACAGAGGATGTACCTAGTTTAGACGATGTACTCAATGATGATAATACAGAAGATGTTCCTAATTTAGATGATGTACTAGATGAACAAGAAGATGAATTAGAAGATGTTCCTAATTTAGACGATGTACTCGATGAAGAAGAGAAAGAAAATAATACAGAAGACAATAGTAATGAAAGTATGCCTGAAATGAAAGAGTATTCTGATGAGGAGCTTTTAGATTCTAATCTTTTATTGGATGATGATGAAGACAATAATATAGATGATACTGTAGGCGATTTGAACGATATACCTGATCTACATGATGAAATAAAAGAACCTGAAGAAGATAAAGAAGATAATAAAGACATGCTTGAAATGAAAGAGTATTCTGATGAGGAGCTTTTAGATTCTAATCATTTATTGGACGATGATGAAGATAATAACGAAGAAGACAATAATATAGATGATACTGTAGGTGATTTAGATGATATACCTGATTTGGATGATGTAATAGATAATATTACAGAAGAGAATGATAATACAGAAAATAGTAATGAAGAAAATGAAGAATCTGATGAAAATATTCCTGAAATGAAAGAGTATTCTGATGAGGAGCTTTTAGATTCTAATCATTTATTGGACGATGATGAAGATAATAACGAAGAAGACAATAATATAGATGATACTGTAGGCGATTTAGATGATATACCTGATTTAGACGATGTAATAGACGATATTACAGAAGAAAATGATAATACAGAAAATAGTAATGAAGAAAATGAAGAATCTGATGAAAATATTCCTGAAATGAAAGAGTATTCTGATGAAGAGCTTTTAGATTCTAATCATTTATTAGACGATGATGAAGATAATAACGAAGAAGACAATAATATAGATGATACTGTAGGCGATTTGGATGATATACCTGATTTAGACGATGTAATAGACGATATTACAGAAGAAAATGATAATACAGAAAATAGTAATGAAGAAAATGAAGAATCTGATGAAAACATGCCTGAAATGAGAGAGTATTCTGATGAAGAGCTTTTGGATTCTGATCATTTAGTAGATGATGATAATGAAGAAGATTTAAATGATATACCTGATACAAACGATGAAGTTAAAGAATCTGAAGAAGCTGATAATGAAGAGCTAGAAGAAACTATTGATGATAATAATAACTCATCAGATAATGATATTATAAAAGGAATTGATGATATTATAGATGATAATGATGACAATAAAGAGGGGGATATTTTGATAAGTCATGGATCTATTTTAGAAGATGAAATAGTAAAAAAAGAAGAGGAATACTTTTCTTCAAGCGATGCTTTCAATTTTTCGCTTAACAGAGATTTTTTGCTAGGAGATTATGATGATGAAGAAAATGACAGCAATAATAATGGAAGCTCTAATATATCACCTAATTTCAATGAAGAATATGATGACGGAGAAGTAATTAAACCTGCAAGTGAAAAAGATAGTTTCGATACAGAAGATTTAATAGATAAAGATTTATATGACCCTGAAGAAGTTCCTAAAGTTCCAGATGACTTTTATAGAGAAGCAGAAGAAAAAGTAAAAGAAAATATGACTTCTAATTGGAAGAAAGTTTTAAAAGCTCTTAGAGGTAAAAAATTTGTCAATAAAAATATGAGCGAAATGCTAGAATGGGTAAAAGAACAATCTGGACTTGATATAATACATGCAGCTATGCTTACAAGACAAGATAATGGAAGTTATGATATAGCAGAATCTCAAAATATTTCTGATAATACAAAAAATAAATTGAATATTAGCGAGAATGAAGCTTTATTCAAAAAGATTCTGTCTCATAAAAAAACATTATATGTATCTGATCCATTCGCTTCAGATTCTATAAAAAGTAAATTTGATTCTGAAGATAGAAAAGATATTTCCCATATGATATTTGTACCAATAGAAAATGATGAAGGAGGATTAAAATCATTTTTTATAGGACTTTCATCTAACTAG
- a CDS encoding type III pantothenate kinase, translating to MYLLSDIGNTRAKLAIFEEKNCKPLYYKAIEHSNALDLVSALNEIKNNHTDIKQVFYSSVSLKVNDLFEGSVEDCFNMKPYRVTHNDIELKGNSYEPKDSVGIDRILSTYASICLEKISNSNEEKYASVVIDMGTATTVSIMISDFTFLGGMIIAGTKTSYQALSNVTSLPYYEIGPIESIPNPINNNVKDAIMSGAIYNTIGTVNYAVSETKKYIKSKYNIKCKIFLTGGISNLKLLKCKVYPFLVLQGIYFNMIAKNK from the coding sequence ATGTATTTGCTTTCAGATATAGGAAACACTAGAGCTAAGTTAGCAATTTTTGAAGAAAAAAATTGCAAACCTTTATATTATAAAGCTATAGAACATAGCAATGCTTTAGATTTAGTAAGTGCATTAAATGAAATAAAAAATAATCATACAGATATAAAACAGGTATTTTACAGCAGTGTTTCACTGAAAGTAAATGATTTATTTGAAGGCAGCGTGGAAGATTGTTTCAATATGAAGCCTTACAGAGTTACCCATAATGATATTGAATTAAAAGGTAATTCTTATGAGCCTAAAGATTCTGTAGGTATAGACAGAATATTATCTACTTATGCATCTATATGTCTTGAAAAAATCAGTAATAGTAATGAAGAGAAATACGCTTCAGTTGTTATAGATATGGGTACAGCTACAACAGTAAGCATTATGATTTCAGATTTTACATTTCTAGGCGGTATGATAATAGCAGGTACAAAAACAAGCTATCAGGCATTATCAAATGTTACTTCTTTACCTTATTATGAAATAGGTCCTATAGAATCAATACCAAATCCTATAAACAATAATGTGAAAGATGCCATAATGTCAGGTGCTATATATAATACAATAGGTACTGTTAATTATGCAGTATCGGAAACCAAAAAGTATATAAAATCTAAATATAATATTAAATGCAAAATCTTTTTAACAGGCGGAATATCCAATTTAAAATTATTGAAATGTAAAGTTTATCCGTTTCTAGTTTTACAGGGTATTTACTTTAATATGATAGCTAAAAATAAATAA
- the map gene encoding type I methionyl aminopeptidase, which produces MFIKEVREIVKPSIKDEDAIENIRKAAEIAQNSIDLAFKLCMSGVRASKVDKEVEKYIKSQNAYPANFEVPDYGFATSISSGNEIAHGRPTNNKILVHGEPVCVDVGVKYNGYYADCARTIVIEGGMGSVNHRAYKLIDACKKSLEYGIYKLRPNVLLSEYGRTVENKVHEYGFSVIKSLTGHGVGYEYHEAPYIFNFYHPNNDVALEPNMVLALELMITNGTDKYEKEKDGWTLSTPDYSLAVHFEHTVLITQTGVEILGIKKQ; this is translated from the coding sequence ATGTTCATAAAAGAAGTAAGAGAAATAGTAAAACCTAGTATAAAAGATGAAGATGCTATAGAAAATATAAGAAAAGCAGCTGAAATAGCACAAAATTCTATTGACTTGGCATTTAAACTTTGTATGTCAGGAGTAAGAGCCTCTAAAGTAGATAAGGAAGTAGAAAAATATATAAAATCACAAAATGCCTACCCTGCCAATTTTGAAGTTCCTGATTACGGATTTGCTACAAGCATATCAAGCGGAAATGAAATAGCACATGGAAGACCTACAAATAATAAAATACTTGTTCATGGTGAGCCTGTATGCGTTGATGTAGGAGTTAAATATAATGGATATTATGCTGATTGTGCTAGAACTATAGTTATAGAAGGCGGTATGGGTTCTGTAAATCATAGAGCTTATAAACTTATAGATGCTTGCAAAAAATCTTTAGAATATGGTATTTATAAATTAAGACCTAATGTGCTTTTAAGCGAATATGGAAGAACTGTTGAAAATAAAGTTCATGAATACGGATTCAGCGTAATAAAATCGCTTACAGGACATGGCGTAGGCTATGAATATCATGAAGCTCCTTATATATTTAATTTTTATCATCCTAATAATGATGTTGCATTAGAACCTAATATGGTGCTTGCATTAGAGCTTATGATAACAAATGGTACAGATAAATACGAAAAAGAAAAAGACGGCTGGACTTTATCAACTCCTGATTATTCTTTAGCTGTTCATTTTGAGCATACTGTTTTAATCACTCAAACTGGTGTAGAAATTCTCGGTATAAAAAAACAATAA
- the aroC gene encoding chorismate synthase, with amino-acid sequence MGSVFGNNIKLSLFGESHGEAIGCVIDGFPYGINIDNDFIDSEMDRRRAKNAKLTTARNEADKAEILSGILEGKSTGMPIAAIIRNENKRSGDYSNLKTLPRPSHSDYTAMLRYDGFNDIRGGGHFSGRLTAPLVFAGALAKLALKEKFDINIAAHIKQIYNIKDKYPNNVFPTYEEFTHNYNKELSVFDNEAMDKMIKTIEEAKMNMDSVGGIITAAVFNMPAGFGDPFYSSIESRIAQSIFAVPAVKGIDFGLGFDFVNYKASECNDAYTIKNDNNIKRVETKTNNNGGILGGISNGMPIVVNVVIKPTPSISKEQLTLNIETKEEETLVIKGRHDPCIAVRAVAVIESAIAVSILDLCLDMKGKLI; translated from the coding sequence ATGGGAAGCGTATTTGGAAATAATATTAAATTAAGTTTATTCGGAGAATCTCATGGAGAAGCTATAGGCTGTGTTATAGACGGATTTCCTTACGGAATTAATATAGATAATGATTTTATAGACAGTGAAATGGACAGAAGAAGAGCTAAAAATGCAAAGCTCACAACAGCAAGAAATGAAGCCGATAAAGCAGAAATATTATCAGGAATACTTGAAGGTAAAAGTACAGGTATGCCGATAGCCGCAATCATAAGAAATGAAAACAAAAGAAGCGGAGATTATTCTAATTTAAAAACACTTCCTAGACCTTCGCATAGTGATTATACTGCAATGCTAAGATATGACGGATTCAATGATATAAGAGGCGGCGGACATTTCTCAGGAAGACTTACTGCTCCTTTAGTATTTGCAGGTGCTTTGGCAAAATTGGCATTGAAAGAAAAATTTGATATTAATATAGCAGCTCATATAAAACAAATATACAATATAAAAGATAAATATCCTAATAATGTTTTTCCAACTTATGAAGAGTTTACTCATAATTATAATAAAGAATTAAGTGTATTTGATAATGAAGCTATGGATAAAATGATAAAAACTATTGAAGAAGCCAAAATGAATATGGACTCAGTAGGAGGTATTATAACTGCTGCCGTATTTAATATGCCTGCAGGATTCGGAGATCCTTTTTATTCATCTATAGAAAGCAGAATAGCTCAGTCTATATTTGCTGTGCCTGCTGTAAAGGGAATAGACTTCGGACTTGGATTTGACTTTGTTAATTATAAAGCAAGCGAATGTAATGATGCTTACACTATAAAAAATGATAATAATATAAAAAGAGTTGAAACAAAAACTAATAATAATGGCGGTATATTAGGCGGTATATCAAATGGAATGCCTATAGTAGTTAATGTAGTTATAAAGCCTACCCCATCAATATCAAAAGAACAATTAACTTTGAATATAGAAACAAAAGAAGAAGAAACTCTTGTAATTAAAGGACGTCATGATCCATGCATAGCTGTAAGGGCTGTAGCTGTTATAGAATCTGCCATTGCTGTTTCAATACTTGATTTATGTTTGGATATGAAAGGAAAATTGATTTAA
- a CDS encoding CCA tRNA nucleotidyltransferase, whose amino-acid sequence MKKIFTDIPHPIKEIARILYVEGFQCFLVGGAVRDSIMGITPHEYDITTDARPEDVQRIFKYTIPTGIKHGTILVIIEDMHVEITTFRSDGNYSDGRHPDHVEYATSIEEDLPRRDLTINAMAYNILDGSLIDMFDGMKDIKKKIVKSVGNPYERFSEDGLRIMRAIRFATKLDFDIEKETFDAITHSTGMLASIAAERIREEFNGILLSKNPFRGLELLRKTGVLSLILPELMQGFGVNQNKFHKYDVYYHILHTIQSVEPLETEELTLLVRLAALFHDIAKPMVQKKVSKQDDPVYYNHEVVGANIAKKIMKRLKYSNSEIDFVTLLVRQHMFYYQDEWTDGAVRRFMRAIGVENIRPLLRLREADRLGSGNRKDKESKAIPKLLARIDKIIEEENAITVKDLKIDGNDLINEFNLNPGPLIGKILNYLLDLILDEPELNNREFLMEKTKNFLESNNIKDGV is encoded by the coding sequence GTGAAGAAAATATTTACAGATATACCTCATCCGATAAAAGAAATAGCAAGAATATTATATGTTGAAGGCTTTCAGTGTTTTTTAGTAGGCGGTGCAGTTAGAGATTCTATAATGGGCATCACTCCGCATGAATATGATATAACTACAGATGCAAGACCAGAGGACGTACAAAGAATATTTAAATATACTATCCCAACAGGCATCAAGCATGGAACTATACTTGTAATTATAGAAGATATGCATGTGGAAATAACAACTTTTAGAAGCGATGGAAATTACAGTGACGGAAGACATCCAGATCATGTAGAATATGCTACTAGTATAGAAGAAGATTTACCTAGGAGAGATTTAACAATAAATGCTATGGCATATAACATTTTAGACGGAAGTCTAATAGATATGTTTGACGGCATGAAAGATATAAAAAAAAAGATAGTAAAATCTGTAGGAAATCCTTATGAAAGATTCAGCGAAGACGGACTTAGAATAATGCGTGCTATAAGATTCGCTACAAAATTAGATTTCGATATAGAAAAAGAAACATTTGATGCTATAACTCACTCTACAGGTATGCTTGCATCAATTGCAGCGGAAAGAATAAGAGAAGAGTTTAATGGCATACTACTATCCAAAAATCCTTTCAGGGGATTAGAATTACTTAGAAAAACAGGCGTATTATCTCTAATATTGCCAGAACTTATGCAGGGTTTTGGAGTAAATCAAAATAAATTCCATAAGTATGATGTTTATTATCATATTCTTCATACCATACAGTCAGTAGAGCCTTTAGAAACTGAAGAATTAACATTATTAGTAAGGCTGGCAGCACTATTTCATGATATAGCTAAACCTATGGTTCAAAAAAAGGTATCAAAACAAGATGATCCTGTTTATTATAATCATGAGGTTGTAGGAGCTAATATCGCCAAAAAAATAATGAAAAGATTAAAATATTCAAATTCTGAAATAGATTTTGTAACATTATTAGTAAGACAGCATATGTTCTATTATCAAGATGAATGGACTGACGGTGCAGTTAGAAGATTTATGCGTGCTATTGGTGTTGAAAATATAAGACCTCTTTTAAGATTAAGAGAAGCTGACAGACTTGGAAGCGGAAACAGAAAGGATAAAGAAAGCAAAGCTATACCTAAATTATTGGCTAGAATCGACAAAATAATCGAAGAAGAAAATGCTATTACTGTTAAAGATCTCAAAATAGACGGAAATGATTTAATCAATGAATTTAATTTAAATCCGGGACCTTTAATAGGCAAAATACTAAATTATTTACTAGATTTAATATTAGATGAACCTGAATTAAATAATAGAGAATTCCTTATGGAAAAAACAAAAAACTTTTTAGAGAGTAATAATATAAAAGATGGGGTATAA
- a CDS encoding HPr family phosphocarrier protein, producing the protein MTTGKVTIQNDTGLHARPGNEFVTFIKSLTGCKIEIENEAGKRVNASSLLKVLSLGVKKGSVLTVYCDGENEAENLKKIEEFMANLKD; encoded by the coding sequence ATGACTACAGGTAAAGTAACTATACAAAATGATACAGGACTTCATGCCAGACCTGGTAATGAATTTGTAACATTTATTAAATCATTAACAGGATGTAAAATAGAAATAGAAAATGAAGCTGGTAAAAGAGTTAATGCTTCATCTCTTTTAAAAGTTTTATCATTAGGTGTAAAAAAAGGTTCTGTACTCACTGTTTATTGTGATGGAGAAAATGAAGCAGAAAATCTAAAAAAAATAGAAGAATTTATGGCTAATTTAAAAGACTAA